The Vigna unguiculata cultivar IT97K-499-35 chromosome 1, ASM411807v1, whole genome shotgun sequence nucleotide sequence ATTCATTACACACAAACTTCCATTCTACTACTGATCTATAGAAATACcaatatcaaattatattgtGGTAACAATGTACTAGGTtgtatattgttttttaaatttgttgcaattgtaacaaaaaataaaacgtTATTATTGAGAAATATACTCATTTTATATTAGTATAGATAAAGTTATTGCATCGGGTTCTATTTCCTACCGACAGTATTTGCTCAATCGGTATGTTCACTCTTTTACTTCTTGCATATTTTTTTGTgccatttttcttttaagaacaaaaagcTATAATAACTAAAGAAAGTCAAACAAAAAATGTGGTAAAGAGGGGTTAATGTGTACgcaaaaatataattcaatttatatgaCCTGTtactatatttgtcaaaattGATAGTTAGCCTGTGATTGTAGACTTGATGCTCGTTATcaacaactttttattttaattgctaaaagcatattattaatgacatttttcttttccgATGGCGTATGACCATTACCTTTAATAAGGCTTTTGTATTTGCAATTAGaatatagaatataaaataaaatttcactttgttttaatttgaaatataaaagatatagtTTATAATGGTAACTTTCCCATAATAAATTGGCTCAGAACAgatcatttgtgtttgtttttcctTGGCACCGGATTAAATAGTTCCAAATTTCACACGTGGTGGCAGATAAAATAGTTGCAAATTGAAGGGTGTTGAATATAGTGCATGATTATATTAAGGGAAAATAGAAGTAAAGAGGTTgttatgaaagaaaagaaaaaaaaaaaaaaaaagagaatgaagGAGAGAAGGAAGATGATGGCGCTGACCATAAAGAGATGAGTTTGGTTGGTGGAGATTTAAGGGCACGAAAGAGACACCACGAACCTTCTTCTGCCATTACACCGTCGCAACAAAAACACTTTCTcctaataaaagaaacaaaaacactTTCTAGTTTTAGGGCACCCCATTTCTCTCTCAATCAATttgtggatttaaaaaaaaaaaagacacgtctcaagttattttatatataaatatcataattaGCATTAATTTAAAGTTGGCTAATCCGTTATGAATGTCTAATATTAagcaaattatattaatttactaAACCCATATTAATTTGACACTAATTCTAATAatttcacttatatatataattagcaTAAACATATGCGCGACCatgtgtgtacacattttttgCATATACatgatgtaaaaaatattaaaatggaatatatactgtttttaagttaatatataaaataaaattatatttataaaatataaaataaaatatataagaaaagatgagagaataacgaTTGATAAATAGAATAAGAGAGAAGAAATAGAGatagacgattttataaaaaacttataaaaataacaatcaatcttaaaaaatttaataaataattacattttaaaggataaaattagaattttgaaatataaaaacaaaagaagaaatgctctttatatattatatatatatatatatatatatatatatatatatatatatatatatatatatatatatatatatatatatatatatattatctctCTCATACACACGTATATATACATcgcatcaataatttatattattattgtcagTAATATACATTAACATGCAATAGTATATTTATCACACATTTTCAAAACACACTCATAGACACTTAGCATTCACACACAACATATAATATCATCACCGTAATATTTTCATGTtagtaaataaagaaaatacttaAAGACATATAAAGTTTTTTCTTATGTGTAATTGATTGACTTTTTCgaaaaaaagtttattatgTATGTTTTGTGCATGAGTTTGGTTTAatttccattattattattattatttttatataataacaaataattattatatattgttgtACTTAAGATCAGTGacagaattttaaaaatattttacaaagacgaagaatgatatatataaaatttgaaaatataccAAGtgtataaaatacattaaactaaaataaattttatatatatgagCCATAGCCCCCTCAAGACATAGACATCTGCCAAAGATGTCTAGTACAAAATAATATCTAacatcacttaaaaaaaataaaactgataATTTTATTGactataatttgatttattttttatattttaatctcaaTTCTTCATTTAGTATTAAATATTCTAATTACATGGATAACGATTTCTAAGTTGTTTACATGAGTTTAATTTTACATTCTTGCTGTTGTCATAGACTCTTTATAAGTTGTTTACGTAACTTTTAATGACATTTAGGTTGATAACATAAGATTAATAATGTTATACTCCAATTaccctttttttatttcatatttccgatttcataattttaattattttgttttattaagttagttttagaaataattattaactttttaatagcATGACAAAGCATTATTAATAACAGtacattatatataactttgtTGTCAATactatatcaaaattaaatctaatataattataattttcttaggcTGTTGCCTCACACTTTTATCCATAATAatgtcattttaattttttattgtttaatgattttaactaattaaatttttattacaaagtGACTTCTAAATCCATGTTTAATAGGTATGGAAGGCAACATTACGACCTTTATGGTGTCATTTGTTATCATAACTCATTGTTATATTTGAAACCACTACTTTTGTTTTATGGGAAATAGGCTTTTTATccatgatttaaaaaataaaaataaaaaataaacttgatTTTGGGTTTTGTTTATTCAAATCAATAATTTCGTCCttcaagattttaaaaatacatatatgtaaatttagtattttctcatagaaggattaaaaactgtggttaaatgataaatttaagtatagaaataattataatcatatatttttaaaaattagaggAATGAAacaccaatttaaaaactaaaggAAAATAATACCTTTTTCTTCGTTCTCTAAAGAGTgcagattaataaatttttcgtacatataaaaacaataggaatattgtatttaaaattttaaataatattaatttctatTACTTTAATTGAGATggataaaatatacaattttatacttcattcaaaaccaaaacataaaacataaacaaactAGTTATATTTTAAGGTTGTCACATGATTACAGGACAGAGATAGTATCATATACATCATTGATTGCTATGTGTATGgcatagtaataaaaatattcttctaaatattttttttaaatattaaatggacTGGTTAtttatttagtcattttatagtaacaaatcttttttatttcagttaGATACAGATGTTCTCATTTAAATTAacgtaattattttttactttttatttaagttGCAGTTATGTGTATTCAATAATAGTCAACTGTACCTCTATCTTATTTAATAACGCGAGATTGGAAGTTAGCGTAAtagaatttacaaaaaaaatgaaaatattataattgcaatgcacatatttaattttcttgatattaTACCGAAGAAAAATTATGCTTGATGGAATTATTCataaagtatatttatataacttttataaaaaatgtgatttttactaaaatatctGATTTGTTAGcttcataaaattatttgatagaGTAATGTGacatttttagtaaattttccattttaatttagaaattatattcTCACTTTTGCAGGAGAATATTCTGTGAAAAACCTGATAAAAACTAGGAAGCGTTCTTTcctaaaaatattactttaaaggTAAATTAGCATCTAAAGAGTGAGCTATGTGAAAAATACAATCCTGTTACAAACTTTAGTTTTAAGTGTTTATATTCAATAAGAATGTAgttgtgaaataaaatatacaacCTAATTACTTACCATGAAATTTATATGACAATATCTAAAAATGTAATGTATTGCAatattaaaatgtcaaatatataaccctgtatttttcaaatttaatataattatattttagatataGAATTATGTAGTGTACTTAAAAAAAGCAcaagtttaaattataattaccgTTTAACATATATTCAAATACAAATTCCTTCATTTTGGAGAAGAATATATCGAAAAAAGTTAACGATAGTGAAATATAAGTTCAAATTACATAAGGAAACAACTATTCTCAATCCaacattttaaaagaataaatttaggaatttttttatataatattaaaaatatattcttgaATATAATCATGGTATAAAAAATCATTCTCAACATATCATAACAATATAgttgttattgtatttaaatagaaatttaaaatatttaaaatataaagacaaaaaaaaaaaatgctcatGTGCAAGGACGGGGCTCCGAATGGTATTAGTTGAAATAGTGactaaagaaataaagagaatgaAATGTCATGTGCCGGGAAAATTAAGGCAAATGATTATAACGTTGTAAACTCGTGTGATTTCCATAATCTTTGTATTTTGATATTACCACCCTACCTTGCCAAGGTGTtgcttattttatatataagcCACGCACTCCTTCTTCTGCCTCCACAACTTACTACTAACACTCAGCCTTAACACTAAACGTTATAAAAACCCATTCAAGAGAGAGAATCAAAGCACCCACacaaagaagagaagagaacctctaaaaacaaaaataaaaacattctcTCCCATTCTCCTTCCTTAGTTCTTCTTTCTCCATTTTCtgtcttttttctgtttttttacttgcttttcttctttttctttcacctTCTATTTCTTCTCTGATTCTGCATTTCGTACATGCGGTGTTCTACTTCTCTCCTGGTTTGATTGCCGAAGCAAAACAGGATTTTTCACAACTCTTGTGGCCTCCCATTTCAGGAGAATCACTCATTGGTACATAGAGCTTGTTAAAAgcaaaaaggaaagaaaaaaaaaaaaagtgttttgaGATCTGGCATGTTATCCTTTTATCTCTAGCTTTCTTTGTGTGGAGTGTTTGTGCTAGAGTGACTGACATTCCAGCTCTGCTTCCTTTGTTTTGCGTGGCCAAGAAGCAAAACAACAAtcaccaaaagaaaaatattccaTTGAAGTGATTCTTTTAAGCCCTTTTGGATCTACCACTCACACCCTGAGCTTGGCCTAGCTTTGCTTCCCATTACTCAtcactctcttttcttcttctgacATCAAAACGGTTCCAATGGATCGTTTTCCTTCCAGTACCATTATCCCTGACGCGTTCCAAGGGGCCAAAGATGACCTCACCACACAGCTTGCATTGGTTTGGAATCAAATCAAAGCGCCATTGATTGTCCCGTTGCTGAGACTAGCAGTGTTTCTGTGCCTGATCATGTCGGTGATGATGTTCATTGAGAGGGTCTACATGGGCGTTGTCATAACTCTGGTGAAGTTGTTCGGGAGAAAGCCCGAGAAACGTTACAAATGGGAGCCAATGAAGGACGACATAGAGTTGGGAAACTCTTCTTACCCAATGGTTCTCGTTCAAGTCCCCATGTACAACGAAAGAGAGGTGCATACTACACAGTACTTACCTCTTTTTTTCACCACTTTTAACACTTGTTATCAAGTGCAAAACTTTTGACTTTTTAGCCTCGATCTTAGTTAATTTTCCTTGGTTCTAAATGCAGGTTTATCAGCTCTCAATTGGAGCTGCGTGTGGGCTTTCTTGGCCTTCGGATAGGATCATCATACAAATCCTTGATGACTCCACTGACCCAACAATCAAGGTTAGCGCATTAAAACTCATCATGGTTAGTTACCGGTGTTAGTTCCATTCCATGTGAATGATGTACTATCCCGGGAACGTACAAAGCCTGGATTGGACATACTCAAATGATGTGATTGTTCTTTGCGGCATTCTGAAACATTTGTGGTGACTTGACAAACGCAGGAAATGGTGCAGCTTGAATGTCAAAGATGGGCAAGCAAAGGGGTGAACATAAAGTACGAGGTTAGAGACAACAGGAATGGGTACAAAGCAGGGGCTCTCAAAGAAGGCATGAAGCGTAGCTACGTGAAACAATGTGACTGTGTTGCAATCTTTGACGCTGATTTTCAACCAGAGCCTGATTTCTTGTGGCGCACCGTCCCATTCTTAGTGCACAATCCCGAACTAGCCCTCATTCAAGCGCGGTGGAAATTTGGTAatctattaattttgttttaatgttgaGTTGAGTCTTTCTTAATTAACTCCTAACATTCAACATCAGCGATCACAGGGACAACAACCCTTGCTTAATTTAGGTTTCTGGTTTCCTTGATGGCGGCTTTAGTTGCATTAATCTAGACTAGTATCTTAGATTAGACAGCGAATCCTAAAATCAGAACTTGCTCTTAAAAACTGTCGGTGggttttttgttttgaacttgttTTCAAGAACTAGTTTGTTCGTTTGGTTGGGGTGAGGTAGGTCCCATTTTGTGGTTGAACGACCGTGTACAAATGCTTCAACTTTCGTGGTTGCCTTTGATTTAAGCCACGTATTCCTTTTCCTATCGTTTTTTTCACTTCTTTGTGTCTGTGGGGCTCACTGTTTCTACTCGCCTCCAAAAACTATAATGCAGACTACAGGGAGCAAGTGTTCCTTctcctttcctttttctttttctttcttttagttGCATTTTCCGTGGCTTTGATTTCTTTTGAGTTTTGTCCCGTGTTGTGGAAAAAGGTGGGAATGGCAGATTGGTAAACCTCTAaactttacattattttttggGACAGTCTGTCATGAAAAGTCATCTATGAACTGTTAGATGATTAACCATGATATAATAATGGTTGTCACGTATATATTGTCCTGGCTAATGAATTCATTTATGGCTGAATAGGGTTTGGTTGTGTCATTGTGTGGCCGAAAAGTCTGATAAAACGTTGGACCACTGCTTAATGCGGAAAAgggtaatttaaatttagaggTAAAATAGATCTTTGACTGGATTAGTAAGTAACTAAGAAGGTCAAAATAGAATGTTGAAACAAACACCAAATTTCACTTATCCGAGTCTCAAAAGTTAGTATTTGACATCTTTTTCTTCATGTACTTAGTTTTACTTGCCCTATACATGCGTGTATTCTGCAACATGCTGTATATAATTTTCATGAAACAACAATGCTTACAAAGACTCGATTAAACCACCCATATATGATTAACCAAaagtacatttttgtttttagaaatataaaaaaatgcatgtGATCTTATAATACtgatagaaaataaaacaaaaagaagatgataatGTTTTAGAAAGATGTGTGCTCTACAGGTGAATGCTATAAATTCTAAAATGTGAACTGGTGAAGGGCCATACCATACTCCAGTGACATAAAGAGTAGTTTCGGGTGTGAACAGTAccgatttttttctttttctgcggtgattattttgtttttagctAGTAAATTGAATATTCGAGGGgtccaaatattattattgctGATTTCTGCTACCAGATAGGAGGGCAATACTTGAAAGCTGCACTGCATGTATATGTATAGTTGAAAGGGCATTTCTGTCTTGCGAGAAACAACACCGTTTGTGATATTATTGTGGTTGTTGTTGTCATCATTGTTCTTATTGTGCTACTTCATCTTCCATTTTTTCCCCTTACTTGTCTTCTGCTCCTTCCGGCAGTTGCATGTGCAAATTTAATGGTGGACCTTATTTCGTAGTCACTGTCTATCTCTACTAACCGACAACTGGATCTCTTTTTAACTCCtgcaaaatcaatttatttacaTAATGCCACTGCAAATTTCATGCCAGCTAAGGGagcaatttatttatttatgtatattttattctgTGATTCCAGTGAATTCCGATGAATGTTTGATGACCAGAATGCAAGAGATGTCATTGGATTACCATTTTACTGTGGAACAAGAAGTGGGGTCTTCCACTTACGCCTTCTTTGGATTCAACGGTAATATGATGCCAAAATTTTTCACCTTTATATCTGTCCATTTTTTTCCtaagaaacaaaaagacaacAGGGACTTTTGTGCAATAGTGGAAGCTAGGTCTTGTTTTCATGTAGCAGGAAGGTTTAGTCAATTTTTTTGTACTCTTTAAAAATGCATTAGGGACTGCGGGAGTGTGGAGAATATCTGCATTGAATGAGGCTGGTGGATGGAAGGATAGGACCACAGTGGAAGATATGGACTTGGCTGTGCGAGCCAGTCTCAAAGGATGGAAATTCTTATACTTGTCTGACTTGAAGGTTCGGTTACTCCAAACTTAAGAACAGTTAAATCCATTTTAAACATACAAAACATCATGGTTGTGTTGTGAGAATTCATGTTTTAGTGATGATTAACTTCTACTTCAGTTCATGTTTATGCTGTGTATGTGATGTGATGTCAATTTTATTCTGACAGGTTAAAAATGAATTGCCAAGCACTCTCAAGGCCTACCGTTACCAGCAGCACCGTTGGTCTTGTGGTCCAGCCAATCTTTTTAGAAAAATGGTCTTGGAGATCATAAACAACAAGGTTAGTTTGTTTTGTTTGCTTGAATAATCATGAATATGCAGAAACAGGACAACATTTGTTGACTACTTCCAAATTCATATGTATGTGCATTGCAGAAAGTGTCATTGTGGAAGAAAATACACGTGATATACAGCTTCTTCTTTGTTCGGAAGGTCGTAGCACACATCAACACCTTTGTGTTCTACTGCATTGTGTTGCCTGCAACAGTTTTGGTGCCTGAGGTTGTGGTCCCAAAGTGGGGAGCTGTCTATATCCCTTCTGTTATCACTATTCTAAACGCAGTTGGAACTCCAAGGTTTTGATTTCTCCCAAGTTTAGCTCTATGCTCAACAGAGtttaaaagaaagaaacttGTTTTTCAAGTAAACATTGTTGACTTTATTGCTTGTGTTTTCTGTGTTTCAGGTCACTCCATTTGCTGGTGTTCTGGATTCTCTTTGAGAATGTTATGTCCCTGCATAGAACCAAGGCAACGATTATTGGTCTACTAGAGGCTAGTCGAGTGAACGAATGGGTTGTCACAGAAAAACTAGGTGATGCTTTGAAGGCTAAAGCAGGAGGTAAAGCACCTAAAAAGCCTCGATTCAAGATTGGAGACAGGTATGCATGAATGAGTATTTTTTCTTCACGTGTTTGATAACTTAATGTTGTATGATATCGAGTTGCTTACTATGTTGTTTTTGTGTTGAAATATGATTAGGATTCACTTGTTAGAACTTGGTGTCGCATTCTACCTCTTCTTTTGTGGGTGCTATGATGTTATGTTCGGGAAAAACCacttcttcatcttcctctttaTCCAATCTCTTGCCTTCTTCATTATGGCATTTGGATATGTTGGCACCATTGTTCCCCAGTCCTAGAAGGGCTTGGCATTTCTTCATTCGGCTTCTTCATATCAAAGTGTATTATACTGTTTTCACCATGGTTCTGGCAAATTACGAGCTTGTTAGTGTAAAAGAAAGGGTGGTCATTCTTTAAGGTGTTGTTGCATAATCAGAGTCGGTgactctaaagagttagttttCTTGTGAATATACTGCAAAGATATATATAAGGAAATTACGGAAGTTCTTCACTTAAAAGGGAAGCATACAGAACAAGAAAGCAGCAATCATGTGGCATTCCTCAGGAGCAAACATCTTTGATTGGATGGATTGTTTATAAGATTTTGtagtttttctttctatttttaaccTTTCTTTACATTGTATTTGTTTGAAGAAATAAACAACTTCAAGAAATGGGATAAAGACTTCCATTTTGTATTtccaatataaacaaaaatgttaacgCTGTACCAAAGAAAGTTAATAATTGAATTGGCTTCGTTTAAATGATGAATTGATTTAAGGGAAaaaggacatgaaatgaaataagggttaattatgttttttttacctaaattATAACACGATTTTAGTTTTCGTTTTTATCTCAAGATCTTGGTACGTTTGTTGCCTCATTCTCTTGTCCAAAATTGGTTTCTATTATGTTTTCTCATTTTATCTGATACTGCTATTTAGTTCTACTGTCATGTTTGGGGTATTTTTTAGGGTAGAAACTTCACATCACCACTTGCTTAAAAAGCAAAAGTAGTTACttattttgtttcttgttaTCATTTTCCTTATTTCTTATTATGGATTTCTTTGCTCCAGAAATGGTCTTGTTATTTCACTTCCTACTTTTCCAGATAATTACCAAGTATCACATTTAACTTTTCAAATGATGTCTTACTATACATTCTActaaaaatcacataaagagACCAAATTTTTTGTCAACTATGTTAAGTTTTAAGTGGTAAAAGTTGCTTCTTCATTTACAAATAAGAATGTTTGCTGGattacattaatttaatatcaaAGTCTTTCGGTCCAAACATTAATTGGTTTCAAtacaatatcaaatatattccgaaccaattgaaaacaaattaaattgaataaattcactTTTATGATTTCCTTTTTTGTGTAAATGTTATCTAAAAATATGAAGTTAATAAACACCATCTATAATGCCCAATTTCACTCTCTTTTCCCTAGTCGAATTACTGttcatattcatataaaaaaaatagttaatttggGAGAAAATCGTACTACTTAAATAACCGAAGGCAAGCTATAATAAGGACCTAAGTTAACttgttgtaatattttaatatctaaaagatttaaaagacttttaaaatatttcataagaAACACAAAGTGGTTTCTTATTCTTTAACTTGTTGTATAATACggaataagtttttttaaatttatattggaTTAGACAATCTGTATGTATGTAATGCAAATCTATATTCTAAattgtataatctaaaatgtttaaaattaatatatttgaattttggaATATATAATCAAAAGATCTAGCGACAAAAGTATAGTTTCAGCATGatataatgtaaattttataaggAAAATGATACTTTAAACCCTTTCGGTATGAGAGTGCAGAAAGCAAATattggggtgcaggaagaaattgtAAGAGCGTGATGGGTGACTGGGTTATGGATATAAATTGGGCCAAGAGTAGAGCCCACCAACAATAAGAAGAGTTATTTGAGATATGAACAATTCCAGCAGCAACGTGAAGCATTGAGAAGAGTGGTTTTTGCGCGCCATATGATGGTTTTTGGAACTCGTTCTGCTCTTCGCATTCTTCCCAATTCGCACTTCAACAAATTCAATTCCTTCTTCTGCTCCGAGTCACTCACACTCTGCGAATCCGACTCAGAATACCAGCGTCGCCTTCAAAAGGTTCAAAAACTCGAAGCTTTACTCAACCGCGGTCGCACAATCACCGCACGAAGGTTCCTCAAATCCCTTTTTCTCTCTAAAACCACATTCTCCTCTCTCTCCGAACTCCACGCCCACGTCTCCAAACCCGTCTTTTCGGACACGCTCTTATGGCTCTGCTCCGTTTCCAAAATGCTCGACGAAGCCACCGACTTGTACTTTTCCATGCGAAAAGATGGATTTCTCCCCTCCACGCATTCCGTCAATCGTTTGCTCCGAGCCCTGGTGGCTTCCAGGCATTTCGAGAAAACCCTTTCTGTCTTCGCCGACGTTGTGGATTCTGGTATTCGGCCCGATTTTGTTACTTACGGGAAAGCTGTTGAGGCGGCGGTGATGTTGAAGGACCTCGACAAGGGTTTTGCGCTAGTGAGTTCCATGGAAAAGGAAGGACTGGGTCCTTACGTTTTTACTTATAACTTGATCTTGGGTGGGTTGTGTAAAGTGAGAAGGATCAAGGATGCTCGGAAACTGTTCGATGAAATGATTCAGAGAAATATGGTTCCGACTACTGTTACTTATAACACGCTCATTGATGGATACTGTAAGGTGGGTGAGTTAGAGGAAGCTTTTGGCTTCAAGGAGAGGATGAAGGAACTGAATGTGGAGCGTAATCTCGTCACGTATAATTGCTTGTTAAATGGCCTTTGTGGCTCCGGGCGGGTGGAAGATGCGAGGGAGGTGTTGTTAGAGATGGAGCGCTGTGGTTTTTTGCCTTGTGGGTTTTTGAGTGTTGTGTTTGATGGTCCTTCGAATGGCGCAGGTGATCATGGTTTATTTGATGGAAAAGAAATAAGGATTGATGAGCGAACTTATTGTATTTTGTTGAATGGACTTTGCAGGGTTGGAAGGATTGAAAAGGCTGAAGAGGTTCTGAACAAACTAGTGCATAATGGAGTTACTCCAAGTAACATTTCATATAACATACTTGTGAACGCATATTGTCAAGAGGGTGACATGAAGAAAGCTACGCTGACAATTGAACAAATGGAGGAGCGAGGGATGCAGCCTAACCGCATCACTTTTAATACCCTCATTAGCAAGTTCTGCGAAACTGGGGAGGTGGACCAAGCAGAGACATGGGTTAAGAGGATGATAGAGAAGGATGTTTCCCCCACCGTGGAGACTTATAACTCGTTGATTCATGGTTATGGTCAGAGGGGCAATTTTGTCAGGTCTTTCGAGATTCTCGAGGAAATGGAGAAGGCTGGGATAAAGCCTAATGTCATCAGCTATGGTTCTCTAATAAATAGT carries:
- the LOC114165108 gene encoding glucomannan 4-beta-mannosyltransferase 9-like, which produces MDRFPSSTIIPDAFQGAKDDLTTQLALVWNQIKAPLIVPLLRLAVFLCLIMSVMMFIERVYMGVVITLVKLFGRKPEKRYKWEPMKDDIELGNSSYPMVLVQVPMYNEREVYQLSIGAACGLSWPSDRIIIQILDDSTDPTIKEMVQLECQRWASKGVNIKYEVRDNRNGYKAGALKEGMKRSYVKQCDCVAIFDADFQPEPDFLWRTVPFLVHNPELALIQARWKFVNSDECLMTRMQEMSLDYHFTVEQEVGSSTYAFFGFNGTAGVWRISALNEAGGWKDRTTVEDMDLAVRASLKGWKFLYLSDLKVKNELPSTLKAYRYQQHRWSCGPANLFRKMVLEIINNKKVSLWKKIHVIYSFFFVRKVVAHINTFVFYCIVLPATVLVPEVVVPKWGAVYIPSVITILNAVGTPRSLHLLVFWILFENVMSLHRTKATIIGLLEASRVNEWVVTEKLGDALKAKAGGKAPKKPRFKIGDRIHLLELGVAFYLFFCGCYDVMFGKNHFFIFLFIQSLAFFIMAFGYVGTIVPQS
- the LOC114185435 gene encoding pentatricopeptide repeat-containing protein At5g12100, mitochondrial, which encodes MMVFGTRSALRILPNSHFNKFNSFFCSESLTLCESDSEYQRRLQKVQKLEALLNRGRTITARRFLKSLFLSKTTFSSLSELHAHVSKPVFSDTLLWLCSVSKMLDEATDLYFSMRKDGFLPSTHSVNRLLRALVASRHFEKTLSVFADVVDSGIRPDFVTYGKAVEAAVMLKDLDKGFALVSSMEKEGLGPYVFTYNLILGGLCKVRRIKDARKLFDEMIQRNMVPTTVTYNTLIDGYCKVGELEEAFGFKERMKELNVERNLVTYNCLLNGLCGSGRVEDAREVLLEMERCGFLPCGFLSVVFDGPSNGAGDHGLFDGKEIRIDERTYCILLNGLCRVGRIEKAEEVLNKLVHNGVTPSNISYNILVNAYCQEGDMKKATLTIEQMEERGMQPNRITFNTLISKFCETGEVDQAETWVKRMIEKDVSPTVETYNSLIHGYGQRGNFVRSFEILEEMEKAGIKPNVISYGSLINSLCKDRKLLDAEIMLADMIGRGVSPNAEIYNMLIEASFSLSKLKDAFRFFNEMMQGGIDATLVTYNTMINGLGRNGRVKEAEDMFHQMAGKGCNPNVVTYNSLISGYAKSLNTQKCIELYDRMKMVGIKPTIGTFHPLICASRRIGMAEVERRFQEMLQMDLIPDRFVYNEMIHGYAEDGNVLKAVSLHQQMLDQGVDSDKVTYNCLILAYLRDGRVSEIKHIVDDMKAKGLVPKTDTYSILVKGHCDLKDFNGAYFWYREMIDVGLLLNARICSLLISGLREEGMLPEAQIVSSELSSRGLNN